One region of Campylobacter lari genomic DNA includes:
- a CDS encoding helix-turn-helix transcriptional regulator: MDKETRTYYIKLVKFLADALGRNYEIVLHDVSEDGTNIAEIANNHISKRTINSPLTGFAIEMIKNKIYLERDYITHYKTSAKSSQVMSGSTFFIKKDEKLEGLLCINHDTSAFKKISDEILNLGNIYDNSYESPEQENKEYIKLDLEEIVEDITGIDIESFKNKSLKPKEKQKMIASLYEKGIFNVKGVIPKVAELLNISEPSVYRHLQKIK, encoded by the coding sequence ATGGATAAAGAAACAAGAACTTACTATATTAAATTAGTGAAATTTCTTGCTGATGCTTTGGGAAGAAATTATGAAATAGTTTTGCATGATGTAAGTGAAGATGGTACTAATATAGCAGAAATAGCTAATAATCATATTAGCAAAAGAACTATAAATTCACCTCTAACAGGCTTTGCTATTGAAATGATTAAAAACAAAATCTATTTAGAGCGTGATTATATAACACATTATAAAACTTCAGCTAAAAGCTCACAAGTAATGTCAGGCTCTACTTTTTTTATTAAAAAAGATGAAAAACTTGAAGGTTTGCTTTGTATTAATCATGATACTTCAGCATTTAAAAAAATCTCTGATGAAATTTTAAATCTTGGAAATATTTATGATAATTCTTATGAAAGTCCTGAACAAGAAAATAAAGAATACATAAAACTTGATTTAGAAGAAATCGTTGAAGATATTACGGGGATAGATATTGAAAGTTTTAAAAATAAAAGTTTAAAACCAAAGGAAAAACAAAAAATGATAGCTAGCTTATATGAAAAAGGCATATTTAATGTAAAAGGTGTTATTCCTAAAGTTGCGGAGCTTTTAAATATTTCAGAACCTAGTGTTTATAGACATTTACAAAAGATTAAATAA
- the fliL gene encoding flagellar basal body-associated protein FliL: protein MADDMMDEQGESKKKGGNTLVIIIVVFLFVFLLVIVGAIAYLMFSGGSEENPTPQTEESAQVAQAPKKTNAVAARGSDYANIGVMYPLAPFTLNLLSDGGSRYVKCTIQLEQNVETLTPELDKKVAIIRDIIIRTLTSKTFEEVSTTKGKERLKDELTGKINEVLTDGFIKNIYFTDFVVS from the coding sequence ATGGCTGATGATATGATGGATGAACAAGGTGAATCAAAGAAAAAAGGCGGGAATACTTTAGTAATCATTATCGTTGTATTTTTATTTGTATTTTTACTTGTTATTGTAGGAGCAATTGCTTATCTAATGTTTAGTGGTGGCTCTGAAGAAAATCCTACCCCGCAAACTGAAGAAAGCGCACAAGTTGCACAAGCTCCTAAAAAAACAAATGCAGTAGCAGCTAGAGGGAGTGATTATGCAAATATTGGCGTGATGTATCCTTTAGCACCTTTTACGCTAAATTTATTAAGTGATGGTGGATCAAGATATGTAAAATGTACCATTCAACTTGAACAAAATGTTGAAACCTTAACTCCTGAACTTGATAAAAAAGTTGCTATTATTAGAGATATTATCATTAGAACTTTAACATCAAAAACCTTTGAAGAAGTAAGCACTACAAAGGGTAAAGAAAGATTAAAAGATGAATTAACCGGTAAGATCAATGAAGTTTTAACTGATGGTTTTATCAAAAATATTTATTTTACCGACTTTGTAGTATCTTAA
- the acpS gene encoding holo-ACP synthase: MIGCDIVVCSRIEKIYERHKMLFLDKFLSKKEQSYIKNTNTLAGFWAIKEAASKALGVGISKECSFFDIIISKDDKNAPHISFSQKVMQEFKIKSASVSVAHDGGFAIAVVAIETKQG; encoded by the coding sequence ATGATAGGCTGTGACATAGTCGTATGCTCTCGCATAGAAAAAATTTATGAAAGACATAAAATGCTTTTCTTGGATAAATTTTTGTCCAAGAAAGAGCAAAGTTATATAAAAAATACCAACACTCTAGCCGGATTTTGGGCTATTAAAGAAGCTGCCTCTAAGGCTTTGGGGGTTGGAATTTCTAAAGAATGTTCTTTTTTTGACATCATCATCTCTAAGGATGATAAAAATGCTCCACACATTAGTTTTTCTCAAAAAGTCATGCAAGAATTCAAAATTAAATCAGCAAGTGTAAGCGTAGCGCATGATGGGGGTTTTGCTATAGCAGTAGTAGCTATAGAAACTAAGCAAGGTTAA
- the fabG gene encoding 3-oxoacyl-ACP reductase FabG, giving the protein MKFSGKNVLITGASKGIGAAIAKELASYGLKVWINYRSKPELADALKEEIEKSGGCAAVIKFDASVEEEFTSAIATIVESDGELSYLVNNAGITNDKLALRMSMDDFSSVINANLNSSFLGCREALKTMSKKRFGAVVNIASIVGEMGNAGQTNYSASKGGMIALTKSFAKEGAARNIRYNCITPGFIKSDMTEVLSDEIKQNYINNIPLKRFADTSEVAQAVAFLLSDHSSYITGEILKVNGGLYM; this is encoded by the coding sequence ATGAAATTTAGTGGAAAAAATGTTTTAATAACAGGTGCAAGTAAAGGTATAGGTGCAGCAATAGCCAAAGAATTAGCAAGTTATGGCTTAAAAGTTTGGATTAATTATAGAAGTAAGCCTGAACTTGCTGATGCACTAAAAGAAGAGATAGAAAAAAGTGGTGGTTGTGCGGCTGTGATTAAATTTGATGCAAGTGTTGAAGAAGAATTTACAAGCGCTATTGCAACTATAGTAGAAAGTGATGGTGAGCTTAGTTATTTAGTTAATAATGCAGGTATTACTAATGATAAATTAGCACTTAGAATGAGTATGGATGATTTTTCTTCAGTGATTAATGCTAATCTAAATTCAAGTTTTTTAGGTTGTAGAGAGGCATTAAAAACTATGAGTAAAAAGCGTTTTGGTGCGGTTGTAAATATCGCTTCTATAGTTGGAGAAATGGGAAATGCAGGCCAAACTAATTATAGTGCTAGTAAAGGCGGTATGATAGCTCTAACAAAATCTTTTGCTAAAGAAGGCGCAGCAAGAAATATAAGATATAACTGTATTACTCCAGGTTTTATAAAAAGTGATATGACTGAAGTTTTAAGTGATGAGATTAAACAAAATTATATTAACAATATCCCTTTAAAGCGTTTTGCAGATACAAGCGAGGTAGCTCAAGCTGTGGCGTTTTTATTAAGTGATCATTCTTCTTATATCACAGGAGAAATTTTAAAAGTCAATGGCGGGCTTTATATGTAA
- the gpmI gene encoding 2,3-bisphosphoglycerate-independent phosphoglycerate mutase, which produces MSQKCILIITDGIGHNTNSNYNAFFHAKKPTYDKLFENTPNVLIKTSGLAVGLPEGQMGNSEVGHMCIGSGRIIYQNLVKINKAIENDTLKDNKALKDLLQKCKRVHIIGLYSDGGVHSMHTHFNTLLKICKQENKEVFAHAISDGRDCPPNSGLEFIKSLQEFCEKEGVNFASLSGRFYAMDRDKRYDRIKSYYDALFAKAPKCDDFVQFIQKSYDKNITDEFLTPVISQNFDGIKAEDGVIFINFRNDRMRQLVASLTQESFNEFPKEVLIKNAITMSLYDESFKLPVMFEKEELNNTLASVIANANLSQLHTAETEKYAHVTFFFNGGKEELECNETRILIPSPKVKTYDEKPQMSAKEVTDEVLKGIESGMDFIVVNFANGDMVGHTGDFEAAISAVECVDECLGRVIAKAREHDYAFIITSDHGNCEAMRDEKENMLTNHTTFDVFAFVEAKGLEKLKEGMGLSNIAPSVLKILNLSIPKEMDEALF; this is translated from the coding sequence ATGAGTCAAAAATGTATTTTGATAATCACAGATGGTATAGGACATAATACAAATTCAAACTATAATGCTTTTTTTCATGCTAAAAAGCCAACTTATGATAAGCTTTTTGAAAATACCCCTAATGTTTTGATAAAAACAAGTGGCTTGGCAGTTGGCCTACCTGAAGGTCAAATGGGTAATAGCGAAGTAGGGCATATGTGTATAGGTAGCGGACGCATAATCTATCAAAATTTAGTCAAGATAAATAAAGCCATAGAAAATGATACTTTAAAAGATAATAAGGCTTTAAAAGATTTATTGCAAAAATGCAAAAGAGTGCATATTATAGGGCTTTATAGTGATGGTGGGGTGCATTCTATGCATACACATTTTAATACACTTTTAAAAATTTGTAAGCAAGAAAATAAAGAAGTTTTTGCGCATGCAATTAGTGATGGTAGAGATTGTCCTCCAAATTCAGGTTTAGAATTTATAAAATCTTTACAGGAATTTTGCGAAAAAGAAGGGGTTAATTTTGCTTCTTTATCGGGAAGATTTTATGCTATGGATAGAGATAAGCGCTATGATAGGATTAAGTCTTATTATGATGCTTTATTTGCTAAGGCACCAAAGTGTGATGATTTTGTGCAATTTATACAAAAAAGCTATGATAAAAATATCACGGATGAGTTTTTAACCCCAGTTATTAGTCAAAACTTTGATGGAATTAAGGCTGAAGATGGTGTGATTTTTATCAATTTTAGAAATGATAGAATGCGTCAATTAGTCGCTTCTTTAACCCAAGAAAGTTTTAATGAATTTCCAAAAGAAGTGCTTATAAAAAATGCTATTACTATGAGTTTGTATGATGAGAGTTTTAAACTACCTGTGATGTTTGAAAAAGAAGAGTTAAATAATACTTTAGCTTCTGTGATAGCTAATGCAAATTTAAGCCAACTTCACACAGCTGAAACAGAAAAATACGCTCATGTAACCTTTTTCTTTAATGGGGGAAAAGAAGAATTAGAATGCAATGAAACAAGAATTTTAATTCCAAGTCCTAAAGTAAAAACATACGATGAAAAACCTCAAATGAGTGCTAAAGAAGTCACAGATGAGGTGCTTAAGGGTATAGAAAGTGGTATGGATTTTATCGTAGTAAATTTTGCAAATGGTGATATGGTAGGACATACGGGTGATTTTGAAGCTGCGATTAGTGCGGTTGAATGTGTAGATGAGTGTTTGGGTAGGGTTATTGCTAAAGCAAGAGAGCATGATTATGCTTTTATTATTACTTCAGATCATGGAAACTGTGAAGCGATGAGGGATGAAAAAGAAAATATGCTCACTAATCACACAACCTTTGATGTTTTTGCTTTTGTCGAAGCTAAAGGATTAGAAAAGCTTAAAGAAGGCATGGGGCTTAGTAATATAGCACCAAGTGTGCTTAAAATTTTAAACTTATCTATCCCAAAAGAAATGGATGAGGCTTTATTTTAA
- the mraY gene encoding phospho-N-acetylmuramoyl-pentapeptide-transferase has translation MLYLTEYTNYMFFSYISVRAGFAFFIALFLSLYLMPKFIKWAQNKKANQPIYEYAPQSHQAKSHTPTMGGLVFIFATIIASVLSADLNNSFVIVGLLCLVLFCTIGLVDDLGKILKKDNHAGLSPKMKLLGQFSAAFICVGLLYLFDINTEFYLPFYKHAIFDGGMFMLFLWILVIVSSSNAVNLTDGLDGLATVPSIFSLLSLGAFLYLSGNAIYSSYLFLPKIQGLGELVVISAALVGALMGFLWYNCYPAQVFMGDSGSLSIGAFLGYLGIVSKNEILLLLIGFVFVLETISVILQVGSFKIFNKRVFKMAPIHHHFEKIGWVENKIIVRFWMIALLANIIALISIKLR, from the coding sequence TTGCTTTATCTTACAGAATATACAAATTATATGTTTTTTTCTTATATTAGCGTGCGTGCTGGTTTTGCATTTTTTATTGCTTTATTTTTGAGTTTGTATTTAATGCCAAAATTTATCAAATGGGCTCAAAATAAAAAAGCAAATCAACCTATTTATGAATACGCTCCACAATCACACCAAGCTAAATCTCATACCCCTACTATGGGTGGGCTTGTTTTTATCTTTGCTACTATCATAGCAAGTGTTTTAAGTGCTGATTTAAATAATAGTTTTGTAATCGTTGGATTATTATGTTTAGTACTATTTTGTACTATAGGCTTAGTTGATGATTTGGGGAAAATTTTAAAAAAAGACAATCACGCAGGATTAAGCCCAAAAATGAAACTACTAGGGCAATTTAGCGCTGCTTTTATCTGTGTTGGATTATTATATTTATTTGATATAAATACTGAATTTTATTTACCTTTTTACAAACATGCTATTTTTGATGGTGGTATGTTTATGTTGTTTTTATGGATTTTAGTTATTGTATCAAGCTCTAATGCTGTAAATTTAACCGATGGGCTTGATGGTCTTGCAACCGTGCCTTCTATATTTTCTCTTTTAAGTCTTGGTGCTTTTTTGTATTTAAGTGGAAATGCTATTTATAGTTCTTATTTATTCTTACCTAAAATTCAAGGTCTAGGAGAACTTGTGGTAATAAGTGCGGCTTTAGTTGGTGCGCTTATGGGATTTTTGTGGTATAACTGCTATCCTGCACAAGTTTTTATGGGAGATAGTGGGAGTTTAAGCATAGGGGCGTTTTTAGGCTATCTTGGTATAGTAAGTAAAAATGAAATTTTGCTTTTGCTTATAGGTTTTGTATTTGTTTTAGAAACTATTTCAGTGATTTTACAAGTAGGAAGTTTTAAAATCTTTAATAAAAGAGTATTTAAAATGGCACCTATTCATCATCATTTTGAAAAAATAGGTTGGGTGGAAAATAAAATCATCGTGCGTTTTTGGATGATAGCCTTACTTGCAAATATCATTGCATTAATTAGTATAAAGTTAAGATAA
- the murD gene encoding UDP-N-acetylmuramoyl-L-alanine--D-glutamate ligase, with amino-acid sequence MKISLFGYGKTTKAFAQRFGNCDIYDDHFASISKDEFNNTLLPPCEFDPLKSDLEIPSPGFPNDHFLIQQAKNLSSEYDFFYDGMPKSVWISGTNGKTTTTQMTHHLLKHINAQMGANIGTPLAQMDISAKLWILESSSFSLFYTKVAKPEIYALLPITPDHLSWHKSFENYERAKLSVLERMNENDVVILPKKYEAYPTHAYVISYEDEQDLAKKMQIDLEKIHFKTPFLLDALIALSIEKIILDRCSYELLNEFKIEKNKLEEIFDHKNRLWVNDTKATNLDASLAALKRYKDKKIHLIIGGDDKGVDLSALFVFMKELDIELYAIGKSTNKILDYAKNVNLKAHFCEFLPKAVEKINQNLTNDEVALLSPACASLDQFKSYEERGDLFKKCIQELS; translated from the coding sequence ATGAAAATTTCACTTTTTGGATACGGAAAAACAACTAAAGCTTTTGCGCAGCGTTTTGGAAATTGCGATATTTATGATGATCATTTTGCAAGTATAAGTAAAGATGAATTTAACAATACACTTTTACCGCCTTGTGAATTTGATCCTTTAAAAAGTGACTTAGAAATTCCAAGTCCTGGCTTTCCAAATGATCATTTTCTCATACAGCAAGCAAAAAATTTAAGCAGTGAGTATGATTTTTTTTATGATGGCATGCCAAAAAGTGTTTGGATAAGCGGAACAAATGGCAAAACCACCACCACCCAAATGACACATCATCTTTTAAAACATATCAATGCACAAATGGGAGCAAACATAGGAACTCCTTTAGCACAAATGGATATTAGTGCTAAATTATGGATTTTAGAAAGCTCATCTTTTTCGCTTTTTTACACCAAAGTAGCTAAACCTGAAATTTATGCACTTTTACCTATCACACCTGATCATCTTTCTTGGCACAAAAGCTTTGAAAATTATGAGCGAGCAAAGCTTAGTGTGCTTGAAAGAATGAATGAAAATGATGTGGTAATTTTACCTAAAAAATACGAGGCTTATCCAACTCATGCTTATGTTATAAGCTATGAAGATGAGCAAGATTTAGCTAAAAAAATGCAAATTGATTTAGAAAAAATTCATTTTAAAACCCCATTTTTGCTTGATGCTCTTATTGCCTTAAGTATAGAAAAAATCATACTAGATCGTTGCTCTTATGAGCTTTTAAACGAGTTTAAGATAGAAAAAAACAAACTTGAAGAAATATTTGATCATAAAAATAGACTTTGGGTAAATGATACTAAAGCAACTAATCTTGATGCTAGTTTAGCTGCTCTTAAACGCTATAAGGATAAAAAAATTCATCTTATCATAGGTGGGGATGACAAGGGAGTGGATTTAAGCGCTTTATTTGTTTTTATGAAAGAGCTTGATATAGAGCTTTATGCCATAGGAAAAAGCACCAATAAAATACTTGATTATGCTAAAAATGTTAATTTAAAAGCACATTTTTGTGAGTTTTTACCTAAAGCGGTAGAAAAAATCAATCAAAACTTAACTAATGATGAAGTAGCCCTACTAAGCCCTGCTTGTGCAAGCTTAGATCAGTTTAAGTCTTATGAAGAAAGAGGAGATCTTTTTAAAAAATGTATTCAAGAATTAAGCTAA
- a CDS encoding LysR family transcriptional regulator, protein MTFKQIKYFQALCRNLNLRACAKELNITQSALSLAIFELEKSLNTKLFDRNAKFLSLNEKGKVFLKQITPLILEFERIEKAMQDDQSYEISMKVSQNVGTYLLGTFLDQKAENIKLNLSLDNSQNIIKDILDKEIDIGLIEGICKDKDIKKIKICDDELIVVSKNDFKKEFFIDELKDFKWLSREQGSGAKEVFLNALPKDVKLNLVYELNSTAMIKELTKKGKFLAVLPKFSVKEELEAKSLFEVRLKNFKISRELCLIYHKNKEPSNKFINLCEFLKFCIQKDLA, encoded by the coding sequence ATGACTTTTAAACAAATAAAATATTTTCAAGCCTTGTGTAGAAATTTAAATTTAAGAGCTTGTGCTAAAGAATTAAATATAACTCAATCTGCTTTGTCTTTAGCTATATTTGAACTTGAAAAAAGTTTAAACACCAAGCTTTTTGATAGAAATGCTAAATTTTTAAGTTTAAATGAAAAAGGAAAAGTGTTTTTAAAACAAATCACTCCTTTGATTTTAGAATTTGAACGCATAGAAAAAGCAATGCAAGATGATCAAAGCTATGAAATAAGTATGAAAGTTAGTCAAAATGTAGGTACTTATTTACTAGGAACTTTTTTGGATCAAAAGGCAGAAAATATCAAATTAAATTTGTCTTTGGATAATAGTCAAAATATTATCAAAGATATTTTAGATAAAGAAATCGATATAGGTTTGATTGAAGGGATTTGCAAAGATAAGGATATAAAAAAGATTAAAATTTGTGATGATGAGCTTATTGTGGTGAGTAAAAATGACTTCAAAAAAGAATTTTTCATAGATGAATTAAAGGATTTTAAATGGCTAAGTCGTGAGCAAGGTTCAGGTGCAAAAGAAGTGTTTTTAAATGCTTTGCCTAAAGATGTAAAGCTTAATTTGGTTTATGAGTTAAACTCAACTGCTATGATAAAAGAGTTGACTAAAAAAGGTAAATTTTTAGCAGTTTTACCTAAATTTAGTGTTAAAGAAGAGCTCGAAGCTAAAAGTTTATTTGAAGTAAGATTAAAAAATTTTAAAATTTCAAGAGAGCTTTGCTTGATTTATCATAAAAATAAAGAACCAAGCAATAAATTTATAAATTTATGTGAGTTTTTAAAATTTTGCATTCAAAAAGATTTAGCTTAA
- a CDS encoding YeiH family protein: protein MHKNIYKHRKFEAFLLLFTLAFCAFAISELNFFKNLGISALIIAVILGALIGNLAHQNANLLKKSGVLNIATKEILRLGIILYGFRITFNDLEKVGLNGILLAFLVVFSTFFMGLLLGKFFKLDLKESILISSGSSICGAAAVMASESIVKGGSAKVGVAVCTVVVFGTLGMFLYPLAWNLGWFDFFNLKQIGYFMGASLHEVAHAVAAGEAVKAGDGAVIEKMMRVLMLVPFLIFLSLFSLKFLSKNNEKISIKANIPYFALWFLFACGISSLEILNTDFALNYIKPSIQTIDTLLLSMAMVALGVNIHKNVLKNAGFKPFLMAFFLFIWLIFISISFILLLNL, encoded by the coding sequence ATGCATAAAAATATATATAAACATAGAAAATTTGAAGCTTTTTTACTGCTTTTTACTCTTGCTTTTTGTGCTTTTGCTATTTCTGAGCTTAATTTTTTTAAAAATCTTGGAATTTCAGCTTTAATCATAGCCGTGATTTTAGGAGCTTTAATAGGAAATTTAGCTCATCAAAATGCAAATTTACTTAAAAAATCAGGAGTTTTAAACATAGCAACAAAAGAAATTTTGAGACTTGGAATTATACTTTATGGCTTTAGAATTACTTTTAATGATTTAGAAAAAGTTGGATTAAATGGAATTTTATTAGCATTTTTAGTGGTGTTTTCTACCTTTTTTATGGGACTTTTGTTAGGAAAATTCTTCAAACTTGATCTTAAAGAAAGCATACTTATAAGTAGTGGCTCAAGCATTTGTGGAGCAGCTGCTGTGATGGCTAGTGAAAGCATTGTTAAAGGTGGCTCTGCTAAAGTTGGCGTAGCAGTTTGCACTGTGGTTGTGTTTGGAACTTTAGGGATGTTTTTATATCCTTTGGCTTGGAATTTAGGTTGGTTTGATTTTTTTAATTTAAAGCAAATAGGGTATTTCATGGGAGCAAGCTTGCATGAAGTTGCACATGCTGTTGCAGCAGGTGAAGCTGTAAAAGCAGGAGATGGTGCTGTCATAGAAAAAATGATGCGTGTTTTAATGCTAGTGCCTTTTTTGATTTTCTTAAGTCTTTTTTCATTGAAATTTCTAAGTAAAAATAATGAAAAAATCTCCATTAAAGCAAATATTCCTTATTTTGCTTTGTGGTTTTTATTTGCATGCGGTATTAGCTCACTTGAAATATTAAATACAGATTTTGCGCTTAACTATATAAAACCAAGCATACAAACTATAGACACACTTTTGCTTTCTATGGCTATGGTAGCTTTAGGAGTAAATATCCATAAAAATGTTTTAAAAAATGCAGGTTTTAAACCATTTTTAATGGCATTTTTTCTTTTTATATGGTTAATCTTTATATCAATTAGTTTTATTTTATTATTAAATTTATAA
- a CDS encoding universal stress protein, whose protein sequence is MEKILVCVDVLEPCRESLHYGVYLAKKLDLPLMFLYTIEPNFTNAELACSFGIGASGCVIEDLVEEQSQKNENLCKKGQRILEEFCAYAKEQGVKECFSVQRDGDLEEVLKEYNDQIRLAIAGLKGGGKKNKIGIHTEELVRALNVPILLVNSAFKEIKSVMMAYDGSNLAKKAIEQAIKRPIFKEAKRYVVNVSKDEKASCELLAQVSQIFKEANLNVQTQYLNGEITQALFDFGEQNDIDLLIMGAYSHHWVKSILFGSLTNDILTKAKKPLLLIR, encoded by the coding sequence ATGGAAAAAATTCTAGTTTGTGTAGATGTTTTAGAGCCTTGTAGGGAAAGTTTGCATTATGGGGTGTATTTAGCTAAAAAGCTAGATTTGCCTTTAATGTTTTTATATACTATAGAACCAAATTTTACTAATGCTGAATTAGCTTGTAGTTTTGGCATAGGCGCTAGTGGATGTGTGATTGAAGATTTAGTAGAAGAGCAAAGTCAAAAAAATGAAAATCTTTGCAAAAAAGGGCAAAGAATTTTAGAAGAATTTTGTGCTTACGCAAAAGAACAAGGCGTAAAAGAATGCTTTAGTGTGCAAAGAGATGGAGATTTAGAAGAGGTTTTAAAAGAATACAATGATCAAATAAGGTTAGCCATAGCAGGTTTAAAAGGCGGAGGTAAGAAAAATAAAATAGGCATTCATACAGAAGAATTAGTAAGAGCTTTAAATGTGCCTATTTTGCTTGTAAATTCTGCTTTTAAAGAGATTAAAAGTGTAATGATGGCTTATGATGGGAGTAATTTAGCTAAAAAGGCTATAGAACAAGCCATTAAAAGACCTATTTTTAAAGAAGCAAAGCGTTATGTAGTAAATGTATCTAAAGATGAAAAAGCTTCTTGTGAATTATTAGCTCAAGTAAGTCAAATTTTTAAAGAAGCAAATTTAAATGTGCAAACTCAATATTTAAATGGAGAGATTACTCAAGCTTTATTTGATTTTGGTGAGCAAAATGATATAGATTTATTGATCATGGGGGCTTACTCACATCACTGGGTAAAAAGTATTTTATTTGGTAGTTTGACAAATGATATTTTAACTAAGGCTAAAAAACCTTTATTGCTGATTCGCTAA
- the prfB gene encoding peptide chain release factor 2, which translates to MDNYEYSELLKKLKNKVGNIASIIKPEEIKTRLKEIENLENSPSFWSDVKQAGVIGKEKTKISNLLKNYENANNALNDASELFDLANSENDLDTIEALFEDANKLEDLIVNLEISMLLSGENDGKNAIVSIHPGAGGTESNDWASMLYRMYLRFCEREGFKVETLDFQEGEEAGLKDVSFLVKGENAYGYLKAENGIHRLVRTSPFDSAGRRHTSFSSVMVSPELDDDIEIEIEEKDIRIDYYRASGAGGQHVNKTESAVRITHMPSGIVVQCQNDRSQHKNKATAFKMLKSRLYELELMKQQDEANSSEKSEIGWGHQIRSYVLFPYQQVKDTRSNEAFSQVDNILDGDIKKIIEGVLIAQKAQD; encoded by the coding sequence ATGGATAATTACGAATACAGCGAACTTTTAAAAAAATTAAAAAACAAAGTTGGAAATATCGCTTCTATTATTAAGCCTGAAGAGATAAAAACAAGATTAAAAGAAATAGAAAATTTAGAAAATTCCCCTTCTTTTTGGAGTGATGTAAAACAAGCAGGCGTTATAGGTAAAGAAAAAACTAAAATTTCAAATTTACTTAAAAATTATGAAAATGCAAATAATGCTTTAAATGATGCAAGCGAGCTTTTTGATCTTGCTAATAGTGAAAATGACTTAGATACTATAGAAGCTTTATTTGAAGATGCAAACAAGCTAGAAGATCTTATTGTAAATCTTGAAATTTCTATGCTTTTAAGTGGAGAAAATGATGGTAAAAATGCCATAGTTTCTATTCACCCAGGAGCAGGTGGAACGGAGAGTAATGACTGGGCTAGCATGCTTTATAGGATGTATTTGAGATTTTGTGAAAGAGAAGGTTTTAAAGTGGAAACACTTGACTTTCAAGAAGGCGAAGAAGCAGGGCTTAAAGATGTTAGCTTTTTAGTAAAAGGTGAAAATGCTTATGGGTATTTAAAAGCTGAAAATGGCATTCATCGTTTAGTAAGAACTTCTCCATTTGATAGTGCAGGGCGTCGCCATACGAGTTTTTCTAGTGTGATGGTTTCACCTGAACTTGATGATGATATTGAAATAGAAATTGAAGAAAAAGATATAAGGATTGATTATTATAGAGCAAGCGGAGCGGGTGGACAGCATGTTAATAAAACTGAATCAGCAGTGCGCATAACTCATATGCCAAGTGGTATAGTAGTGCAATGTCAAAACGATAGAAGCCAACACAAAAACAAAGCCACAGCCTTTAAAATGTTAAAATCACGCCTTTATGAGCTTGAGCTTATGAAACAACAAGATGAAGCAAATTCAAGCGAAAAAAGTGAGATAGGTTGGGGTCATCAAATCCGTTCTTATGTACTTTTTCCTTATCAACAAGTTAAAGATACACGCTCAAATGAAGCTTTTTCACAGGTTGATAATATCTTAGATGGAGATATTAAAAAAATCATAGAAGGTGTTTTAATAGCGCAAAAAGCGCAAGATTGA